The Cydia strobilella chromosome 16, ilCydStro3.1, whole genome shotgun sequence genomic sequence tctgttcatagtgttcgtttgtctatcttgatctgtttattgtttcattctcaattgctcaaaggttgactggaagagatcccttatagggataagtccgcctttgtacattgtatatatttatgttcttttattgtgtttgtaatctgtcttatgtacaataaagtgtttacatacatacatacaaaaaaaagttacattaattatttttatataattttgacccatgttctttcactgatatgcgttaaaattgttaaataacaaacgaaaccatcatcTATTCGAAAGTatgccaaaggtagtggcgccatctgatcgagaatcaaattttcttgattttcgaggcacgttttttccttagactgtatccatctattacggagctaTATCGATCTTTGGTAAGAACTAGTGactgccaattcttgggataagTTGCCAAGCGAATGTTAGGTTCAAAAAGCAAAAATTAAtagtggcaaaaagccgggacaacgctgCAACGCAAGGAAGATAGTGATTTAAGCTAattgcgaggtctacagctcatagAGGTACTAGTATTTAATGAACTCACCTCTAAATCATAGTATCGTATTCTCGAGTCCAGAGAGCCGGTGTACACAGTGGTCCCATACTTCTCCTTGACGATGATGAGACAGGTCACCGCCAAGTTTGACCCTCGTAATGTGGTCAATAGTTGACCGTCGCTGTTGAAATGGTACACATTGCCGTCTAGGCATGCTGCTACGAAGTTGTTGTCTATGGCCTGAAAAGATTAGAAACTTTAAagctttcttaaaaaaaaaaaactaaaaaagtcaaacttttgaatgattcacggtgagtttcactagacttatatggGTGACCGGGATATGGGCCGTgattacctattgtattgtacaaaaagTAAAGGTAATGATAAGGTTATGATATAAGTCTAgagaaggggcatagctatgggaAGTAGacaataaattgtataattttttttctataatgtcTTTATCTAGAGacgaaaatgaggactacgtttaaGGGGAAGCGGTCCACTATCCTCGTCAAGTAAATTCGGCAATAAATAATAGTGTTTATAAAAAGGTAATATTGGCAAATGGCGCATTATAGCGACGCCATCGCCACCTAGGACCTAGGCAAGATAACAATTGTACATTGACAAACAGCaaacgaagaaaaaaaaatgtattgggatgacagatgctaacAAAAGTCACGtcactatttccatatattatttaagtatcgattggcgttttctatcaatgaTTCACATCCTGACTAGGCCCCCAGATCTGGGCGGTAGACTTCAAAATACAGACGTTTATTCAATAAACATACCTCTATAGCCAGTACAGCATCAGCATTTCCAGTGACCGTGATAGATTCCCGCTTCAGGGCCTCATCTGACGAATAGTCGAACATCTTACACTCATCCTCACATTGCCCCTCTACTACCACCACATCATCTGACGACGACTGACTGTTGTCCACAATTATATCATCACCTATCGATACTCTCTCTGTCTCCTTCTCTCCTGACTTAACTTCACAATTGTCCCCGATAACTATATCTTCTGATACATCTAACATGTCTAACATGTCAGTAGGATCAACTGTCTGTTCTACTACATCTGGCACTTCTGTTACTACTTTTCGAGGTTGAGGTTCATTTACTTCCACATTAACTATAACAGGGTCTTTAGGTGGTTCAACTGATTTCTTAGAACTAGAAAGGTACTTGCTGAAATCCTCTCTAGTTAAAACTACTTGACATTCTTTTAATATGACATCAGAGAGACTGACAGCAGGTTTGATAGATTTAGTTTTCTTTGCTGGTTGTTTTTTAGCTTTAGATTTTTGTGCCTTTTTAGATTTGCTTTTCTTTGTGACTGGGGCTTCCCTTGGATTTTCAAAATCGTCAAGGGATATGATATCTTCTAATGGTCGGTCATCGGTAATAATCTGCTCTATTAATGATATGTTGGGAGCAGCTGATTTCCTATTGCTTTTATTGCAAACAGTAGGACTTTGGGAGCTTTTCCGTTGCCTCTCTAACACTGCACGACGTTTACTTCGTTTAGTCTTTTTAGGGGATTCAATAGGTATCTCTTCCACACTCTCAAGTGCAATTTGTTCCAATTCCTCCACTGGAATACTGGTAAAATTATCCACTATGGAGTCTTCTGATAAGCCATTATCAATAGTATCATCATCCTTACTATCTTCATTAGGAGTAACATTTAAGACAGTCATACCCAAATTCTGCATAGCATTAGAACTTGATTCTTTTGTCTCAATAGAATTGTACAGTTTAAACTTCTCTTGTAGTAATACTTGTATTTCGAGATCAATTTCTTTCATCCTTTCAAACGTGTCACTGGATTTAATATGCGACTTTTCGATAACAACAGGATCTGTTTGAATAGCTCTTGTTGCCAATTTTTTTACTTCTGTTTGACATAGTCTCGATACAGAAGTTTTGGACAAAGCTGTCTGTGTTTCTTTATTACGTGATTTATGAATCATTTGTGTCCCCACACTGCGTTTGATCACCTTGGTAGATTGTGGTGTATTTTTGTCAATATTATCTTCTTTTTTAGAAGCTGGTGCTTGTGCCGTATTTCTACATGCCTGGTGCACATTGGATACTTTCACTGGATGAGTCAGAAACATATCTATTGTCTTAAGCTTATTCTTACTATCCGTTTTGGGTTGTGCTTCACTAGAACTATTATTGGTCTCTATAGGGCTAACAATGGAATGACTGTTTGAGGAACGTTTCCTCTTATCTCCAGTATCTTTCTTGTTTGGTGTTTCTTTCCTCTTAACATATTTATCTGAATAAGCTTTATCACTGGATTCAACAGTTTTGCCCTCTTTTGGTAACTCTTTTCCACTTTCGTCCTTagagaaaaataaattgaatatgGACTTACCCGCATCACATTTCTTTTCTGTGGACTTTGATGCACAATCATTTACatttatgataatatttttatttaatatctgtTTATTGGCTTCAGGACTGACGTCACTCTTTTTGCGCTTTTCTTTTCGATGAGAAGGCTTTTGATCAATGGATCTTTTTCGAGAATTTGGTGCAATAGTAGACTTGACTGTATTTGAGTTTTCTGACTTTACACTTTCTTGGCTGTCTGTAACCTCTGGATTGTATTCGTGCTTTATATTCTCAGTATTCAATTCTTGATAATCATCTTTGCCTTGACAAGTGTCATGAATGGTCACATCACTGTCATCTTTTTTCTTTTCGCTTTTTGAATGACTCTTTCTATGACTCCTCCGAGCTTTATTAGTGGAAGAAGATAATTTTAAGGGAGATTTAGCAATATTCAGTAACTGGTTATCAatttccttttttatagaaGCTGGATCTATTTCTGGGCTAAGCAAAACTTCCTTTATGATAGGTTTATTTGGTGAAATATCTTTAACAGAGCTTTTTAGTTCTATTTTAGTATCATTATCATTCTTCACAAGGTTTTTTTCATTAGCAGccatgtattgtttgtccaatTCGGCTTCAATAAAATTGTGGTCAACAGCAACATGATACTGCTTGTCTAAGTCTGCAAAAGGATCTTCTTCTTCAGAGAGCTGCTCTACATTTGCATTAAACACTGGTGGTGGAGTCACTAGCTTACGTCTTGCATCATTAAACCTATTCCGTTCCTCATCAATGCTGCGTCTCATTTGGTTGCGACTTTCAGCACTTTCCTTCTTGAGCTGACTGTAGTCACAACTCTTTCTAGCATCTCTTCTTTCAAATAATTTAGCAGTCTGGTCATAGTTATACTGCTCATTTTGCTCATGCCCTCTTGGACTTTCTGGAGTGTCTTGCTCAGGAAAATTGGTTGGTGAAAAATGCCTGTCTTCGTAGTAAGAGTGGTTTTCTTCTTCGGGGTAGTTTGGCAGTACATCATTACTGAAATCTGTATTATCATATGCATAGTTATTAGGATAGTCTGTATCGATAGTAAATTCTTCCAATGGGTAGTAATTAGGCTCTTCGTCACCTCTTTCAAATCTCTGATCAAATTCGTCTAATTGCAGAACTTTGTTTAACTCTGCCATTACCAGCGGCTTGATATCTTCAAGCAGAACTGTATCTTGAGGTTCTAGGATACACTGCATTTGTTTCAAAAATGTATCTTCATAAATAGTGTTGTTGTCATCATGTATAAACTCTGTACTTGAGCTACATAGGGACTTCTCTGCAACAGACCTCAAATGTCTGTCCAAGCTGTTTTGAGACTCTGTTATGAGACTGCTAATGGCATATTCAAACTTAGAAGATGAATTTGGATTGTCCATCAACTTATTAAGTTTTTTCTTGTCCATTTTGAACAACTGGTgaacaattttgtttttaattttatcacaaTTAGACTGAGTGTTCTGTCTTTGTCTCTGTATCCTCTTTCTGGTTGGAGGTGTCTGTGGTTGACTTTGGTATAAGGTTGTTGACGCTGCCTCGGAGTCTGTGCTCGGGTTCTGATCAGGAGGATCGGGATCCGTATTGTTATGAGATTCATTCCGATTTAATAGCCTTTTTCTGACAATATCTACAGTGTCATCAACAGAGCGGCTGAATGAATTCGAGTTGTCTATAGCCGATGCTACATTTGTTCCGTAATGGTCAGATGAAGGTGGTCTATGGCTTGTAAAATTGGGAATAATATTCCCATCCACATTGTCATGGTATTGGCTTGGTCGTCTGTGACCTCTGTCATCGTAACTAGGCCTCCTATCTTCGGTTGGAGGGTTAGCCCAAGGTGAAATAGGACGTGGGCCATAGGGTTTTTGAGTAAGAGGCGAATTAAAGGTTTGCCTGTGGTCTACGTCACCCATACTATTAATGTGGCTCTGGTCATTTTTTCTGCTCTCACAGTAACTCAgtaaatttttgtaattatcACTGGTGTCATCATTTCTTAAATGGGGTGCTAGATAGTTATACCGGTCAGAGGGCCCTGGAAATCGAGGCCGATTATCGTGCGGTCCAAATGATCGACGGTCAACTCCCCGCATTCTATGGTTTGGTCCCATGTGAGGATTGTAATGTTGTCCTCCTCTGTTCATTCTTGGCCCTCCATatctttaaacaaaaaaaattacacgtctataatttcaaattaattactaGCTAGAAGATTAGCTAGTATTTTATTACGATAAGATGTAGGTAGAAAaacgtaagtaaataaaaaaacacgggGGCACGTTTTAGGCGCGCAATATGATGCAATCCAATTATTTACTGCTGAGCGTTTATTTTGACTTACTTGGTGGGTAGGTCTAGTAGAGGGTATAGTTGAGGAGGTCCATGCCGAGGCACACCGCCTCCGCGAGGCCAAAAATGTCTTGGATTTTCATTCCGCCATCCACCGATGCCAGAATGACCTCGCCTCATTTTGACGGTTTTACCACATATTCACAGCACGGAACCGAGAAATAAAACTGTTATTTATAGAGAAACGTTATATTAGCGTCGAAACTTAGATATAACGCGTCAATAAACAAGTAATCCTgcttaaataacaaaaaatacacgGCAAACGTTTCCGTCATCCGTATCTAGGTATCtacaaccaattttttttttattagttgatAATTTGACAGTTATCAATGTTGCCATTGTATCGAATGTTTTTCTCGCAATCGATTTGAAATCgagtaacttaaaaaaatgtttcgtagTTGGTATCAGGcttcttaagcgaggtttagactagcaagaacttgcatgcaattttcattacattgcggtatctgtccaaacttttgaatgcagtttactttagtagtcggcaatgtaaagtaaattgcatgcaagttcttaatagtctaaacctcgctttagaggatataaccaaacggagacgcttaGGTctataattttctgtacaaaacagtctaccgatttttgcggggaaggggaacgtcaaatgtatagtGTATAcgtaaccacagaataaataatagtactaccgtacagaaaggaaacgaggaaacttcctacaaaaccgaagtttgacagcggttcagggttgaatcatgatgtccctttctaatatatggcactatctctttcggctatttaggattgtcaaaattcaggtcattattttatctgtggtcgtgcacgcaaaggggcgtcaagttgtgccaaccctaatggTCGTACCACactatcgcaccgcaccaaggtcattgtgcgacgcacccataagtaagagcaagaaagcgatatctctttctcgctcttacttatgagtgcgtcgcacaatgaccttggtgcggtgcgatggtgtgttaagcctataataattgctcggagcaatgcgcCTGGCCGAACGGAGTTTACCTTtgcccgaagctaggagtttcgcacccctgacgtaacgtaaaaataaccATGTCAGAAAAACGTAAGGTCATACATTATGTgtatggacttccggttcgagcgtcatcttgatagttagcatcgtgattaattactttgttttttgcttattaatattgtttaaagtgtaatatcgatagcttattatacagtaaactaatgtggtagtgtgcagtgaatggagaattaattttgaagcgcgtttaaccaccatcttggagtcaacggccggtagtccacgtgcttcttgtaaagtctagctatcgatttacaagagctaacaaatcaccgtacactgtcttgtacaaccgtacaatttttgtcgtttgtaaacctctcaataccttgatactggcgaaatagtcccactgggctgaagccataattttaaaagaagaagaagacattaTGTGTATGAccgtatgaccattggccgcctattttcCAAAGAGCATATTACGTTCTAAGAGACGGAACTCCATAGTACGTATTTGTCAAACGTTTTAGTTTGACCATGATATTAGTTTCCTACCAACATAAAGAAACTCGTTTATAGCACAGATAAAGCTATATACTATCTATATATTTGTCTATGGTTTATAG encodes the following:
- the LOC134748212 gene encoding uncharacterized protein LOC134748212; this encodes MRRGHSGIGGWRNENPRHFWPRGGGVPRHGPPQLYPLLDLPTKYGGPRMNRGGQHYNPHMGPNHRMRGVDRRSFGPHDNRPRFPGPSDRYNYLAPHLRNDDTSDNYKNLLSYCESRKNDQSHINSMGDVDHRQTFNSPLTQKPYGPRPISPWANPPTEDRRPSYDDRGHRRPSQYHDNVDGNIIPNFTSHRPPSSDHYGTNVASAIDNSNSFSRSVDDTVDIVRKRLLNRNESHNNTDPDPPDQNPSTDSEAASTTLYQSQPQTPPTRKRIQRQRQNTQSNCDKIKNKIVHQLFKMDKKKLNKLMDNPNSSSKFEYAISSLITESQNSLDRHLRSVAEKSLCSSSTEFIHDDNNTIYEDTFLKQMQCILEPQDTVLLEDIKPLVMAELNKVLQLDEFDQRFERGDEEPNYYPLEEFTIDTDYPNNYAYDNTDFSNDVLPNYPEEENHSYYEDRHFSPTNFPEQDTPESPRGHEQNEQYNYDQTAKLFERRDARKSCDYSQLKKESAESRNQMRRSIDEERNRFNDARRKLVTPPPVFNANVEQLSEEEDPFADLDKQYHVAVDHNFIEAELDKQYMAANEKNLVKNDNDTKIELKSSVKDISPNKPIIKEVLLSPEIDPASIKKEIDNQLLNIAKSPLKLSSSTNKARRSHRKSHSKSEKKKDDSDVTIHDTCQGKDDYQELNTENIKHEYNPEVTDSQESVKSENSNTVKSTIAPNSRKRSIDQKPSHRKEKRKKSDVSPEANKQILNKNIIINVNDCASKSTEKKCDAGKSIFNLFFSKDESGKELPKEGKTVESSDKAYSDKYVKRKETPNKKDTGDKRKRSSNSHSIVSPIETNNSSSEAQPKTDSKNKLKTIDMFLTHPVKVSNVHQACRNTAQAPASKKEDNIDKNTPQSTKVIKRSVGTQMIHKSRNKETQTALSKTSVSRLCQTEVKKLATRAIQTDPVVIEKSHIKSSDTFERMKEIDLEIQVLLQEKFKLYNSIETKESSSNAMQNLGMTVLNVTPNEDSKDDDTIDNGLSEDSIVDNFTSIPVEELEQIALESVEEIPIESPKKTKRSKRRAVLERQRKSSQSPTVCNKSNRKSAAPNISLIEQIITDDRPLEDIISLDDFENPREAPVTKKSKSKKAQKSKAKKQPAKKTKSIKPAVSLSDVILKECQVVLTREDFSKYLSSSKKSVEPPKDPVIVNVEVNEPQPRKVVTEVPDVVEQTVDPTDMLDMLDVSEDIVIGDNCEVKSGEKETERVSIGDDIIVDNSQSSSDDVVVVEGQCEDECKMFDYSSDEALKRESITVTGNADAVLAIEAIDNNFVAACLDGNVYHFNSDGQLLTTLRGSNLAVTCLIIVKEKYGTTVYTGSLDSRIRYYDLETGLEKGPECNVLSPIQTMDRAWDTVYVGTRTGFVTQYECKNNMLIPRSTMKFSEQSILALRALKEGPRKVLLVAARSENVTIKDAQTGLLMRTLEGPRMTVYTLVFEEGKVYCGTSSHQIHVFDYNSGSHCGTHEGGKGAVCLRATGGLLFAGCYDGCVYVYREGGARPLAQLRGPGLMLLSLAVVGTKIIAGYKDRSLYIWKIPLSILKEMIL